Below is a genomic region from Staphylococcus carnosus.
CTTAGCCAATTCTTTAATTGCAGTTTTTAATTTGAAATCCTCCGTATCTTTGATACGTCCATTTTGAATGAATAATGTGTAATGATGTTTGCCTGAACCTTCTGTCCAGCCTAAACGATCTCCATTATCTTCAAATTCGAATGATTTTGCTTCTTCTAATTCCCATCCTAAGCGATCATTCAATTCTTGTTTAATCCAATCAAGACCTTTGCGGTCAACTGTATATTTAAAACGTGCTTGCATACGATCTGAACGGTCACCATAATCACGTTGGATTGTTAAGATTTTTTCACAAACTTCTTCTGCTTTATCTTTCGGAATAAAGCCAATCACTTTACCCACTTGCGGATAAGTTCTCAAGTCATCATGTTTCATACCCATACCGCCGCCGACAGAGACGTTATATCCAATAAGCTCATCATTTTCTACAATACCGATTAAACCAATATCTTGAGAATATACATCGATATCATTTGAAGGTGGTACCGCGATGCCGATTTTAAATTTACGCGGTAAATAAGTCTTACCATACATCGGTTCGTGGTCTTCTTTTTTAGTATCTACAACTTTTTCGCCATCTAGCCAAATTTCATGATAAGCCGTTGTTTTTGGAAGCAAGTGTTCACTGATACTATCTGCTGCACGATTAACTTCAGCATAAATATCTGATTGATACGGATTTGGATTACACATTACGTTACGTGTCACATCACCGCAAGCTGCAATAGAATCAAGTACAGCATCGTGAATACTTTGCATTGATTTTTTCAAATTCCGTTTCAAAATACCGTGATACTGCATTGTTTGACGTGTTGTTAAACGGATTTGTTCACCCGCGTAATTATCAGCAAGTGCGTCTAATTTCAACCATTGGTCTGTAGAAACTTTACCGCCAGGAATACGCACACGAATCATAAATGCATATAGTGGTTCTAATTTTTGTTTGCGACGTTCTTGACGCAAGTCACGGTCATCTTGCATATAACTACCGTGGAATTTCAGTAATTTGGTATCGTCTTCTGCAATTGCGCCTGTGATAGGATCATTTAACCCTTCCACAATTGTGCCGCGGAGATAATTGCTCTCCCCTTTATTACGTTCTAAATCATCTAAACCTTTATATAATTCGTTATCATTTTTCGCCATCGTGGACTATCCCCCCTTAGAAATTAATAAACGTCACGTTGATAGCGTTTTTCTTTTTTCAATTCTGCTAAATAGTTTTCTGATTCTTCTTCAGTTAAGCCGCCTTCTTTTTCAAGGA
It encodes:
- a CDS encoding NADPH-dependent assimilatory sulfite reductase hemoprotein subunit; protein product: MAKNDNELYKGLDDLERNKGESNYLRGTIVEGLNDPITGAIAEDDTKLLKFHGSYMQDDRDLRQERRKQKLEPLYAFMIRVRIPGGKVSTDQWLKLDALADNYAGEQIRLTTRQTMQYHGILKRNLKKSMQSIHDAVLDSIAACGDVTRNVMCNPNPYQSDIYAEVNRAADSISEHLLPKTTAYHEIWLDGEKVVDTKKEDHEPMYGKTYLPRKFKIGIAVPPSNDIDVYSQDIGLIGIVENDELIGYNVSVGGGMGMKHDDLRTYPQVGKVIGFIPKDKAEEVCEKILTIQRDYGDRSDRMQARFKYTVDRKGLDWIKQELNDRLGWELEEAKSFEFEDNGDRLGWTEGSGKHHYTLFIQNGRIKDTEDFKLKTAIKELAKVHKGDFRMTPNQNLIIANVDEKDKPEIQKIIDNYGLTDGKNYSGLRRNSMACVAFPTCGLAMAESERYLPSLVGKIEDLLDEFGLSEEEITIRMTGCPNGCARPALAEISFIGKAPGKYNFYLGGSFKGDRLNKLYKENIGEKEILESLRPILEQYSKEREKGEHFGDFVVRKGIVEKVTDGRDFRG